The genomic window TTCATTGCAGAAATTATTGACCCGATTACCGAAGAAGTTCTACCAGATGGCGCTCAAGGAGAATTAGTAATAACTACTATAACCAAAGAAGCCTTACCAATAATAAGATATAGGACTAGAGATCTTACAGCATTACAAAGAGATAAATGTGAATGTGGAAGAACTCATGTTAGAATGCAAAAAGTTTTAGGGCGATCTGATGATATGGTAATAATACGTGGTGTTAATATTTTTCCTTCTATGATAGAAAGTGTTTTATTGAATATACCAGGGGTAGAACCACATTATCAATTAATAGTTGATAGAATAGGTAATTTAGATGTTTTAGAAGTTCAAGTTGAAGTATCTGAAAAAATATTTAGTGATGAAATTAGGAAGCTTGAAGGACTAAGAAAAACTTTAACTGCAGAATTAGAAAGTGCGTTAGGAATAGGAGTGAAAGTTCGCTTAGTCGAACCTAGGACAATAGAGAGAAGTGAAGGTAAAGCAAAAAGAGTTATTGATAAGCGTGAATTTTAAGGAGGGCTAATTTTATGGCTAAACAAATATCAGTATTTCTTGAGAATAAGGCAGGTAGATTATCACATGTAACTAGAGTATTAGGTGATGCAAAAATTAATATTAGAGCATTATCTATTGCGGATACCTCAGACTTTGGAATCTTACGTATAATAGTAAGTGATCCTGATAGAGCATATAAAATACTAAAAGAAGCTGGTTTCACAGTTAGTGAAACAGAGGTTATTGCTGTACAAATACCTGACTCACCAGGAGGGCTTGCTACAGTACTAGAACAAATGTCTGAAGCAAATTTAAATATTGAATATCTGTATGCTTTTTTAGGAACATCTGAAAATAATGCATTAGTTATTTTTAAAGTGGAAGATATAGAGCAAGCCATGCAAACATTTAAAGAAAAACAGATTAAGTTTTTAGATGAGAACCAATTATATACTTTGTAGGTAGTAAGTTTTTCTAAACAAAATTGATTCTGCTGCAAAAAGTAACTACAAAAAAATTTAAGGCTGAGTAAACATGTTTACTCAGCCGATTCCATAGTCTAAGTTTAGCTTTTCGCAGTGAAACTAAAATTATATAAAAAAGTTAGCAGATGAAAATATCTGCTAACTTTTTTGTTATGATTAATATTAAATAAATTAATATTTCTTTAGATATTTAGTAATTTCCCAAGTATGGACTTCATCACTAAATTCTTTCCATTCTGTTTTTTTAGCTTCAATAAACTTTGAACTAACATGAGAGCCAAGAGCCTCTAAAATAAGTTCATCTTTTTCTAAAGCTTCTATTGCTTCAAGCATAGTTCTAGGTAAAAATTTTACTCCTGCTTTAATTTGGTCTTTAATACTCATATCATATGCATTTTTATCTATGGGTTCTGCAGGATTAGATTTATCTTTTATACCTTGAATACCAGCTTTAATCATTACTGTGAAAAGTAGATAAGGATTACTAGTAGCATCTGGACTTCTTAATTCCATACGAGTTCCCAATCCTCTTCCAGCAGGAATACGAATTAATGTACTGCGGTTAGCTGTTGACCAACCTATATTTACAGGAGCTTCAAAACCAGGAACAAGTCTTTTATAGGAATTAACAGTTGGATTAGCTAAAGCTGTTATAGCTGGTGCATGCTTTAGTATTCCTCCAATATAATATTTAGCAGTTTCACTTAACTCTAAAGGATCATTTGGGTCATAAAAGATGTTTTCCTCACCTTTAAATAATGACTGATGGCAATGCATTGCCGATCCTTGTGTGTCCCGAAAAGGCTTGGGCATAAAAGTTGCATAAAGTTCGTGCTTTTGAGCAATGTTTTTTACAACATATTTAAAAGTACAGAAGTTATCTGCTGTTCTTAAAGCTTCATCATATTTAAAATCAATTTCATGTTGTCCTGGAGAAGCTTCATGATGTGATGCTTCAATTTCAAATCCTAAATCACGTAATGCCAGTATCATTTCACGACGTGCTCTTTCCCCTCTATCAATTGGGGAGAGATCAAAGTAACCAGCCTCATCATGGATATCAAAGATTGGATTTAATTTATCATCTGTATAGAAAAGAAAAAACTCTCCTTCAGGTCCGATGTTAACTGTAAAGCCCATCTCTTTTGCTTCAGCAAGAACTTCTTTTAATCGACGTCTTGGACAACCTGAAAATGGATTTCCATTTGAATCATATATATCACAAATAAACCTTGCCACTCTATCTTCTTGTGGGCCCCATGGGAAAATATCAAAAGTATCTGGGTCTGGAACAATCAACATATCTGATTCTTCAACTCTTGCAAAACCATCAATACTTGAACCATCAAACATAATTTCCCCGTTTAAAGCCTTGTCGAGATCATCGGCCATTATAGTAACATTTTTTAAAATTCCAAAAATATCAGTAAACTGTAGCCTGATGAACTGAACATTTTCTCCTTTAATTTTTTTCTTAATTGAGTCTTCAATAGACAAAAAAAGCACCTTCCTTTTTTAAAATATATTTGTATTCTTAATAAAATTTCGTTTTTTAATATTATGATTCCTTTTATTAGTAAAAAATACGAAGAAATAATAAGTTTTTAATAAATATAAAAAGCATAATAGAAATATATTAAAATGTAGGGGTAATTTAAGGTGTTAACCTAATATTTAACAATATATAGATAAATAGTTTGTTATATTATTATTGATAATAGATTAGAATTTTATTTGGCTTATTTTTAGCATAACGAATTTCATCAAAAAATATTATAATAACAAGATAAAAATAAGAGGAGAATACTATGTTTGAATATCAAGGAAATATCCATATACATTCTAAGTATAGTGATGGAGAAGGCACAATAAAAGAAATAGCTAAAGCTGCAAATAATGCTAGCCTAGATTTTATAGTTATAACAGATCATTTCAACTTAGATGGACTAAAAAACAATCAAGAAGGATATGTGAATCATGTTTTAGTATTAGTAGGTATGGAATGCAATGATACAGCTAATCATTACCTAGCACTTAATATAGATAAAGTAATCCCAAACAATGTAGATAAACCTCAAAAAGTAATTGATGAAGTTAATGCACAAAAAGGTATTGGAATAATAGCACACCCAATTGAGAAAGGTTCCCATTTATATGAAAATAACAAAACATATGAATGGAAAGACTGGAATGTAAACAATTTTCAAGGTATTGAGGTGTGGAATTATTTATCCCAATGGCGTGATGGCATAAACAATATATTTAAAGCAATATACTTATATTTTTACCCTCATGCAGCCTTAAAGGGACCTTATAAAGAAATAATGAAAATATATGATGAGTTCCAAAAAAAAGGGAGCGAAGTTTGCTTATATGGAGGGTCAGATGCTCATGGAACAACTGTTAAAATAGGACCAGTAAAACTAACCATTTCAGATTACGAATTTAGTTTTAAATGTATTAATACACATATACTGACTACCAAAAAACTAAGGCGTAATTTAGCTGAAGATAAATTATTAATATATGAAGCACTTAAAAATGGTTCGTCATGGATTAGCTATGATTACTTTAAAAATAGTAGTGGATTTCGTTTTAAATTAAATGCGTTAGAAAAAACATGGTATATGGGGGAAAAAGCAAAATATGAAAAAAACATGTATATAACAGTTAAAACCCCTTATAAAGCGAAAGTCAATATCTTGAAAGATGGCGAAATTGTGCATGTCAGCAAAGGCAAAAAGCATATATATAATAATATAACACCGGGGACATACCGAGTAGAATGCTATCACAAGCATTTACTAGGATATCGCCCATGGATTTATAGCAACTCGATTAGAGTATATTAGGTATAATATATCAGGGGGAACAGCCCCCATGATATACCCTTAACATTAGGACCTTAAGACTATACTTTGAATAGGATATTATCATCATTTTTGCAAGCAATTTTTTGGGACCTTGAAGCAAATTATTGCCCGAAAGCTTGGACTTTCGGTGTTTAAATAAGTAACAATATGTAAAAAAATGAAATATATTTTTGTTTTTTATTCCCTTCATAAAGAAGGGTTTTTTTTTTCTTGGTAGAATAAAGTGGTGTATAGTGGAGAGAAGTGGGGTAAAATACCTCGAATTAATAGTTAAGGGGAAGAACATATGTTCTTGGGTGAATATCAGCATTCATTGGATGTGAAAAATAGAATTACTGTTCCATCTAAGTTTAGAGAAGGGTTAGGAGTTAAATTCGTAGCAACAAAGGGACTTGATAACTGTATTTTTTTATATCCAATGGATGAATGGAAGGTGATTGAGGAAAAACTTAGGTCTTTACCTGTTACAAGATCTGATGTTAGATCCTTTGCGCGCTTTTTCTTTTCTGGTGCTTCAGAGCTAGAAGTTGATAAACAGGGAAGAACTGTATTGCCTCCAAATTTAAGGGAATATGCTGGTATTCAAAAAGAACTAGTAATTATAGGTGTAGGATCAAGGGTTGAGATTTGGTCAGCTGATAAATGGGAAGACTATAATAGTGAAGCACAATCTTCTTATGAAGATATTGCTGAGAGCTTAGAAGATTTAGGTATATAGGAGTGAATGTTTTGCATAAACCAGTATTGCTAGATGAGACCATTTCTTACTTAGTTACTGATCCACAAGGCATTTATGTAGATTGCACATTGGGTGGTGGAGGGCATTTAAATCAAATGGCTAAAATGCTAAAACCTTCTGGAAAAATTATAGCAATAGATAAAGATTTAGATATTATAAATAAAACAAAAAAGAATATAAGCTTTTCTAATGTAGAATACATACACTCAGATTTTAGGTATCTAGACCGAATCTTAGGAAATGAATATTTATGCCAAATTAATGGAATTATGATGGACCTAGGTGTTTCTTCCTTTCAACTTGATGAAGCAGATAGAGGATTTAGCTATCATGAAAACGCTAGACTAGATATGCGAATGAATAGAACCCAAGAATTAACAGCTTGGGATATAATTAACAACTTTGAAGAACAAGATATAAGTAAAATTATATTTGAGTATGGTGAAGAAAGATATGCTCGTAAAATCGCAAGGGCAATTGTTAATAAAAGAAAGGAACAACTAATAAATACAACACTTGAATTAGTAGATATTATAAGATCAGCAGTTCCCGCAAAATATAGGCATGATAAGCATCCGGCACGAAGGACATTTCAAGCTCTAAGAATTGCAGTTAATGCTGAATTAGATGCTTTGAAAGATACTCTTCCTCAAGCAATTAACTATCTTAAGCCGGGTGGAAGATTGTGTGTAATTACTTTTCATTCGTTAGAAGATAGATTAGTAAAAAAATTCTTTAAGGAAGAGTCAATAGAATGTATATGTCCACCCGATTTTCCTATATGTAAATGTGAACAAAAACCAAGGTTAAAAATTATTACAAGAAAACCGATAGTACCTGATGAAAAAGAATGTGAAGAAAATTCTCGGGCTAGAAGTGCTAAACTTCGAGTGGCCAGCAAAATTTAGTTCTAAAGGTAAGGGAGGAAGAATAGTAATGTTACAGGCAGGATACGATTATTCTAGGTTGCCAAATTACGATGATGAAACAAAAAAACGCAATAAAGTAAAGAAAATAAAACGTACATATAAAGTAGTTAATCCTGAAAGAAAATTTATTATAAAAATTGGTTGTTTAGCTTTTTTATATGCTTTGCTATTAGTATTTCTTTGTATAAAAAGTTCTACTTTAGGTTATCAAGTAGTTGAATTGGAAAATGAAGTACATCGTATCGAGACTGCCAATAATAGAATGAGTTTTGCTATATCTGAAAAAAGTTCTTTAGAAAGAATAGAAAAAATAGCTATGCAAGATATGGGAATGGTTAGAGCAGGATTTAGTTCAGAAATGGCTATACCTAAAACTCAGCATACTATTAATGTAGCTGAAATAGACAGTGAGGTAAAAGTAACGGCTGATAAAGAAAAGCCATTGGATAGGATAATAAACTCATTGTCATTCTTAGCTCAAAATAATTAAATTTAAAGAGGTGTAGATTAATGCAGACCACCAATCTGCTTGTGAGAAAGCGTATTGCAGCGCTTTTTTTCTTGTTTTCAATAGGCTTTGTTATCTTAACCGGAAGGATTTTTTGGGTACAGTTTGTACGTGGTGCAGAATTATCTGAAATGGCTATACAAAACAGAATGCGTGATGTACCTGTAGAATCGAAAAGAGGAATAATATATGATAGAAGTGGTAATGAACTAGCTTTATCAATAAGTGCAGATTCGGTTTATGCTATTCCTGCAGAGGTTAGGTATTCAGAACAGCAAAAAGATATAGCTAGGCAAGTAGCTGCAGTTTTAAGTTTAGAAGAAGAAAAGGTTTATGAACGCATTACTAAACATAGCTCATTTGAGTGGGTGAAGCGAAAAATAGATGTGGAACAGGCTCAAGAATTGAGAGAGCTAAACCTTCCTGGAATTGGTTTAACTGAGGAAAGTAGGAGATTTTATCCCAAAGGTACACTTGCTAGTCATGTCTTAGGGATATCAGGTGCTGATAATACTGGTTTGGAAGGGGTAGATTTTGTTTATAATGATTTGGTAGGTGGGACTAAAGGTAGAATAGTAATAGAGCACGATGCAGCAAATAGGCCCATTCCTGAGGCTACGCATAGATATATTCCGCCTATTAATGGTGCAAACTTAGTTTTAACATTAGATGAAACAATACAATATATTACAGAGCGAGAACTTGATAAAGTATTTAGAGAGAAAAATGCTAAGGCTGCTACAGCTATAGTAATGGATGTTCAATCAGGAGAAATTCTTTCTATGGCTTCACGTCCTACGTTTGATCCTAATAATTATAGTGACTATCCAGATAGCAATAGAAGGAATTATGCTATTAATGATTCATATGAACCGGGATCTACTATGAAAATTACCACATCAGCAATGGTATTAGAAGAAAGTGTTGTAGGTTCTGATTCTAAATTTGTATGTAAAGGCAGTGTTAAAGTAGGAAGTGAAACAATTAGCTGTGCCAATCATAAAGCTCATGGTACGCAAACATTTGCAGAAGTTGTAGAAAATTCATGTAATGTTGGATTTGTAAATATAGGATTAGATTTAGGCTTAGAAAAATATTTTAAATATCTTAATGCTTTTGGTTTTGGAAAAACAACCGATATTGATCTTCCGGGAGAAGCAACAGGAATATTAGTGCCACAAAGCAGAGCTAAACAAATTGATTTAGCTACTATGTCCATGGGGCAAGCAAATGCAGTTACACCGTTACAATTAATCAGGGCTATGGCAGCAATAGCTAATGGAGGTCAATTAATTGAACCAAAAATTTTAAAAAAAGCAATTGATGCTGATGGTAATATATTAAGGGAACATGAACCTAATGTAGTAAGGAATATTATATCGGAAGAAACTTCTAAAGAGCTATCATTGATATTAGAAGGAGTAGTGGCTAATGGAACAGGAAGAAATGCTTATATAGATGGATATAGAGTAGCTGGAAAAACTGGTACAGCACAAAAGATAGCACCCGGTGGTGGATATCTTGCTAATGAGTATGTTGCTTCTTTTATAGGTTTTGCTCCAGCAAATGATCCTAAATTAGCTTGTATAGTAGTTGTAGATGCTCCGCAGGGATATCCATACTATGGAGGATGGGTAGCAGCCCCTGTTTTCAGAGAAATTATGCATGATTCACTCAGATACTTAGAGGTGCCAATTCAAGCTAAAGAAAGTGAAATAGATAATGAAAAAGAACAAAAAGTGATTGTACCAGATGTGGTGAATTTACCACTAGCAGAGGCTTCAAATATAATTCAATCACGTGGCTTAGAAGTAAAAGTAAAGGGTACTGGCAATATTGTATGGCAACAAACTCCTAATCCTAATACACAAATAACTAGTCAATCGCAAGTAATAATACATTTATCTCCATTTGAGAAGGATAATGAAAGTGGAGAAGTCACAGTTCCTGATTTACAAGGGAAATCAATGAAAGAGGTTGCAAAAATACTTTCTGATTTGGGGTTACACCTTGTTCCTGAGGGCTATGGTCTTACATATGATCAGTCTCCAAACCCCGGGAAAGTAATAACTAGGGGATCGACTATAAAAGTAAAATTTCAACCCGTTGATGAATGATTTACCTACTTTAATTATGATAGGAGGAAGGGGTAATGATATTAAATAGATTATTAAATGGTGTTGACTTAAAAAGCTATAAAGGTAATTTAACAGAAGAAATTGCAGGTATTGCTTATGATTCTAGGAAAGTAAAACCAGGTTACTTATTTATATGTATACCTGGTTTTAAAACTGATGGGCATCTTTATATTGACCAAGCCATAAAAAATGGTGCTTCTGCAATTTTAGCAGAAAAAGAAATTAATGCTCCACAAGACTGTGCGTTTATTATCACAAATAATACTCGCAAATCAATGCCTATAATAGTTTCAAACTATTATCACAAACCTTCGGAACAACTGAAGGTTATAGGGGTTACAGGTACTAATGGAAAAACTACAACCGCACATCTAGTAAAGAATATATTAGAAGAAAGCAATAAAAATGTTGGTATCATTGGTACTCTTAATGCTCAAATAGGTGACATAGAATATAAGTTAAATCATACTACTCCCGAATCATTAGAGTTAGAACAATTTATTAGTTTAACCCGTGATGAAAATGGTGAGTATGTGGTTATGGAGGTTTCTTCCCATGCACTTGATTTAGCAAGAGTAGATCAAATTGATTTTAATGTTGCTATTTATACTAATTTAAGCCAAGATCATTTAGACTATCATGATAATATGGATGAATATAAAGAAGCTAAATTAAAGTTATTTAGGAAAATGAATAAAGAGGGCAAGTATAGCATTATTAATATAGATGATACTTATTCACAGGATTTTATAAACATAGCTAGTAATTGTGTAACTTATGGGGTTAATGAAAAGGCGGACGTAAAAGCAACTGATTTAAATATAGGTCTTGAAGGAAGTAGTTTTACGGTAAATTATCGCAATGAAAGTTTTAAAATAAATATCAAATTAATAGGACTTTTTAGTGTATATAATGCTTTAGCTGCAATTGCGTTTGCGTTAAATGAAGGAATAGATATTAATACAATTAAAAAATCTTTAGAAAAAGTTGAAGGTGTTGCGGGAAGATTTGAAAAAGTTGATTGTGGACAAGATTTTTCAGTAGTTATTGATTATGCACATAGTCCTGATGGTTTAAAAAACATTTTAAAAACTGCAAAAGAAATTGTTGACAATAGAATAATAACAGTGTTTGGGTGTGGAGGAGACAGAGATAGAACTAAGAGGCCATTAATGGGGAAAATTGCTGCTATATATAGTGATTTTTGTATTGTTACATCAGATAATCCAAGGAGTGAAGAACCAAAGGCAATTATTGAAGATATTTTACCAGGTTTAAATGAAGTTGCTAATTCACGCTATGCAGTTATTGTTGATCGAAAAGAAGCTATTAGACATGCTATCAACTTAGGAAAAAAAGGAGATATAATTATTATTGCGGGAAAAGGACACGAAACATATCAAGAAATTAAGGATAAAGTAATTGATTTTGATGATAAAAAAATTGCTGAGAATTTTTTGAAAGGATAAGAGTAAATGAAATTCGGATTACAATTAATTAATGATTCTATAAACCCTAAGTTAATAAGAGGAAATGCTAATTTAGAATATTCTGGGGTATCTACTGATTCACGAAATATTGTATCTCAAACTTTATTTTTTGCATTAGCTGGAGATAAATTTGATGGACATGACTTTGTTAATATAGCATTAGAAAATGGAGCTAATGGTGCTGTAATAAGTAAAAAAATAGATATTTCGACCAAATTTATAGATGATAAAACAATAATTTTAGTAGAGGATACGTTACAAGCATTACAAGATTTAGCAACAGGATATAGAAAAACATTTAGCAATACAAATTTTATTGCTATTACCGGTAGTGTTGGAAAGACAACTACTAAAGAACTACTGGCTGATTTTTTTAATACTGAGTACAGTACTTTAAAAACCAAAGGAAACTTTAATAATGAGATTGGATTGCCTTTAAGTATTTTAGATTTAGAAAGTCATCATAAAGTTGCTGTTTTTGAGTTAGCAATGAGAGCAAAAGGAGAAATAAAAAATCTTTCAGACATATTAAACCCAAATTATGCTATTATTACAAATGTTGAACCAGTTCACTTAGAACCTATGGGTAGTTTTAAAAACATTGCTAGTGCAAAATGCGAATTATTAGAAAATATAGGGTTAGACGGTTATGCTTTAATTAATGGTGATATAGATATATTAGTAAAAACTGCACAAGAATATAAATGTACAAAATATACATTTGGTTATAAGGAAAATAACGATATACAAATTGTAAATGTTGAGACTAATGAAAATGGTTTATATATTAGGTTAAGAATAATAGATTTTATTACTAATTTATTTTTTCCAATACCAACTGAAAAACTAGCATATAATATAGCGGCTTCAACAGGATTAGCTTATCTTTTAGGGGTAGATATTAATAATATAAAAGAAGTTTTATCAAAGTATAAAACTACACATGGAAGGCTACATACAACACAACAAAATGGTGTAACTATAATGGATGATACCTATAATGCAAATCCATTATCCATGATAGCTGCAATAGAAACACTGAAAAATATCGGTGGTAAAAACAGGAGAATTGCTGTATTAGGTGATATGTATGAATTAGGGCACATGGAAAAAACTGGTCACATCAAAGTGGGTGAAGCAGTTGTATCTAATTCAATAGACGAACTTGTAGCTATTGGCAAAAATGCTAAATATATTGCCGAGGGTGCAGCAAGTAATAAAATGAATAATGAAAATATAAATTGTTTTTCAAATAAAGAAGAAGCATTTAATTGGTTAAAAACTAACATTAAAGTAGGCGATTATATATTATTTAAGGCTTCAAGAGGAATGGGATTAGAAACCATAATAAAAGATTTAAAGGATTTTTTAACCAATAAATAATATAAATTTTCAAATATACACTTAGTAAATGTGGAGGTACCTTTTCATGGAGGTCTATATATTAAATTCACTATTAGCTGCTAGTATAGCTTTAATCATATCCATTATATTGGGTCCGATAATGATACCATTTTTAACTAGACTTAAAGTTGGGCAAAATATTAGAGAAGAAGGACCGGAGAGTCATTTCGAAAAAGCAGGAACACCTACAATGGGAGGAATAATAATTTTATCCTCTGTTATGGTAGCTAGTTTTGTTGTTGCACCAACTAATATTCAAGTATTACTAGCATTATTTATTATGTTAGCTTTTGGAGCTATAGGTTTTTGGGATGACTATATTAAAGTTGTACTAAAGAGATCTTTAGGCTTAAGAGCGCGGGAGAAACTTATTCTTCAATTATTGATAGGATTATTATTTGCAATAATACTTATTTTTTATATAGATAGAGGTACTGATATTATTGTACCATTTACAGGTTATAATATTGAATTAGGTTATCTTTATATTCCTTTTGTAATACTTGTTCTCTTGGGTACTTCTAATGCAGTGAACTTAACTGATGGGCTTGATGGATTGGCAGCTGGGACTACAGTATTTGTTAGCATTGCATTTGCACTAGTATGTATAATGACATCTAATTTTGAACTCCTAATATTTGCCGGGGCATTATTTGGTGGATGCCTAGGCTTTTTGGTGTATAATAAACATCCAGCCAAAGTTTTTATGGGAGATACTGGATCAATGGCATTAGGAGGAGCAATAGCAGCAATTGCTGCTATGACTAAAGCGGAACTTTTTCTTGTAATTATTGGTGGAATATATGTTATTGAAGCTTTAAGTGTAATAATACAAGTTGGGTTTTATCAATTAACAGGTAAAAGAGTTTTTTTAATGAGTCCAATTCATCATCATTTTGAATTAAAGGGTTGGCATGAAAAAAAAGTTGTTATTGTTTTCTGGATTATTTCATTTGTCTTTGCTGCAATTGGTATTCTAGGATTTAGAAATATTGGCTAGAGGAAGTGTGAAATATTGAATTTTGATAATAAAAATATATTAGTATTAGGACTTGCTAGAAGCGGTTTAGCTGCTATTT from Candidatus Syntrophocurvum alkaliphilum includes these protein-coding regions:
- a CDS encoding ACT domain-containing protein, encoding MAKQISVFLENKAGRLSHVTRVLGDAKINIRALSIADTSDFGILRIIVSDPDRAYKILKEAGFTVSETEVIAVQIPDSPGGLATVLEQMSEANLNIEYLYAFLGTSENNALVIFKVEDIEQAMQTFKEKQIKFLDENQLYTL
- the glnA gene encoding type I glutamate--ammonia ligase; its protein translation is MSIEDSIKKKIKGENVQFIRLQFTDIFGILKNVTIMADDLDKALNGEIMFDGSSIDGFARVEESDMLIVPDPDTFDIFPWGPQEDRVARFICDIYDSNGNPFSGCPRRRLKEVLAEAKEMGFTVNIGPEGEFFLFYTDDKLNPIFDIHDEAGYFDLSPIDRGERARREMILALRDLGFEIEASHHEASPGQHEIDFKYDEALRTADNFCTFKYVVKNIAQKHELYATFMPKPFRDTQGSAMHCHQSLFKGEENIFYDPNDPLELSETAKYYIGGILKHAPAITALANPTVNSYKRLVPGFEAPVNIGWSTANRSTLIRIPAGRGLGTRMELRSPDATSNPYLLFTVMIKAGIQGIKDKSNPAEPIDKNAYDMSIKDQIKAGVKFLPRTMLEAIEALEKDELILEALGSHVSSKFIEAKKTEWKEFSDEVHTWEITKYLKKY
- a CDS encoding PHP domain-containing protein, translated to MFEYQGNIHIHSKYSDGEGTIKEIAKAANNASLDFIVITDHFNLDGLKNNQEGYVNHVLVLVGMECNDTANHYLALNIDKVIPNNVDKPQKVIDEVNAQKGIGIIAHPIEKGSHLYENNKTYEWKDWNVNNFQGIEVWNYLSQWRDGINNIFKAIYLYFYPHAALKGPYKEIMKIYDEFQKKGSEVCLYGGSDAHGTTVKIGPVKLTISDYEFSFKCINTHILTTKKLRRNLAEDKLLIYEALKNGSSWISYDYFKNSSGFRFKLNALEKTWYMGEKAKYEKNMYITVKTPYKAKVNILKDGEIVHVSKGKKHIYNNITPGTYRVECYHKHLLGYRPWIYSNSIRVY
- the mraZ gene encoding division/cell wall cluster transcriptional repressor MraZ → MFLGEYQHSLDVKNRITVPSKFREGLGVKFVATKGLDNCIFLYPMDEWKVIEEKLRSLPVTRSDVRSFARFFFSGASELEVDKQGRTVLPPNLREYAGIQKELVIIGVGSRVEIWSADKWEDYNSEAQSSYEDIAESLEDLGI
- the rsmH gene encoding 16S rRNA (cytosine(1402)-N(4))-methyltransferase RsmH, yielding MNVLHKPVLLDETISYLVTDPQGIYVDCTLGGGGHLNQMAKMLKPSGKIIAIDKDLDIINKTKKNISFSNVEYIHSDFRYLDRILGNEYLCQINGIMMDLGVSSFQLDEADRGFSYHENARLDMRMNRTQELTAWDIINNFEEQDISKIIFEYGEERYARKIARAIVNKRKEQLINTTLELVDIIRSAVPAKYRHDKHPARRTFQALRIAVNAELDALKDTLPQAINYLKPGGRLCVITFHSLEDRLVKKFFKEESIECICPPDFPICKCEQKPRLKIITRKPIVPDEKECEENSRARSAKLRVASKI
- a CDS encoding stage V sporulation protein D: MQTTNLLVRKRIAALFFLFSIGFVILTGRIFWVQFVRGAELSEMAIQNRMRDVPVESKRGIIYDRSGNELALSISADSVYAIPAEVRYSEQQKDIARQVAAVLSLEEEKVYERITKHSSFEWVKRKIDVEQAQELRELNLPGIGLTEESRRFYPKGTLASHVLGISGADNTGLEGVDFVYNDLVGGTKGRIVIEHDAANRPIPEATHRYIPPINGANLVLTLDETIQYITERELDKVFREKNAKAATAIVMDVQSGEILSMASRPTFDPNNYSDYPDSNRRNYAINDSYEPGSTMKITTSAMVLEESVVGSDSKFVCKGSVKVGSETISCANHKAHGTQTFAEVVENSCNVGFVNIGLDLGLEKYFKYLNAFGFGKTTDIDLPGEATGILVPQSRAKQIDLATMSMGQANAVTPLQLIRAMAAIANGGQLIEPKILKKAIDADGNILREHEPNVVRNIISEETSKELSLILEGVVANGTGRNAYIDGYRVAGKTGTAQKIAPGGGYLANEYVASFIGFAPANDPKLACIVVVDAPQGYPYYGGWVAAPVFREIMHDSLRYLEVPIQAKESEIDNEKEQKVIVPDVVNLPLAEASNIIQSRGLEVKVKGTGNIVWQQTPNPNTQITSQSQVIIHLSPFEKDNESGEVTVPDLQGKSMKEVAKILSDLGLHLVPEGYGLTYDQSPNPGKVITRGSTIKVKFQPVDE
- a CDS encoding UDP-N-acetylmuramoyl-L-alanyl-D-glutamate--2,6-diaminopimelate ligase, with translation MILNRLLNGVDLKSYKGNLTEEIAGIAYDSRKVKPGYLFICIPGFKTDGHLYIDQAIKNGASAILAEKEINAPQDCAFIITNNTRKSMPIIVSNYYHKPSEQLKVIGVTGTNGKTTTAHLVKNILEESNKNVGIIGTLNAQIGDIEYKLNHTTPESLELEQFISLTRDENGEYVVMEVSSHALDLARVDQIDFNVAIYTNLSQDHLDYHDNMDEYKEAKLKLFRKMNKEGKYSIINIDDTYSQDFINIASNCVTYGVNEKADVKATDLNIGLEGSSFTVNYRNESFKINIKLIGLFSVYNALAAIAFALNEGIDINTIKKSLEKVEGVAGRFEKVDCGQDFSVVIDYAHSPDGLKNILKTAKEIVDNRIITVFGCGGDRDRTKRPLMGKIAAIYSDFCIVTSDNPRSEEPKAIIEDILPGLNEVANSRYAVIVDRKEAIRHAINLGKKGDIIIIAGKGHETYQEIKDKVIDFDDKKIAENFLKG
- a CDS encoding UDP-N-acetylmuramoyl-tripeptide--D-alanyl-D-alanine ligase, with the translated sequence MKFGLQLINDSINPKLIRGNANLEYSGVSTDSRNIVSQTLFFALAGDKFDGHDFVNIALENGANGAVISKKIDISTKFIDDKTIILVEDTLQALQDLATGYRKTFSNTNFIAITGSVGKTTTKELLADFFNTEYSTLKTKGNFNNEIGLPLSILDLESHHKVAVFELAMRAKGEIKNLSDILNPNYAIITNVEPVHLEPMGSFKNIASAKCELLENIGLDGYALINGDIDILVKTAQEYKCTKYTFGYKENNDIQIVNVETNENGLYIRLRIIDFITNLFFPIPTEKLAYNIAASTGLAYLLGVDINNIKEVLSKYKTTHGRLHTTQQNGVTIMDDTYNANPLSMIAAIETLKNIGGKNRRIAVLGDMYELGHMEKTGHIKVGEAVVSNSIDELVAIGKNAKYIAEGAASNKMNNENINCFSNKEEAFNWLKTNIKVGDYILFKASRGMGLETIIKDLKDFLTNK